Below is a genomic region from Lampris incognitus isolate fLamInc1 chromosome 2, fLamInc1.hap2, whole genome shotgun sequence.
ctcctccaatacatgtggagtcaccagctgcttcttttcacctgacagtgaggagtttcaccacgtgggaggatcatgctattccccccagttccccctgccccccaaacaggcgccccaactgaccagaggaggcgctagtgcagcgaccaggacacatacccacatccggcttcccacccacagacacggcctagggacgcccgaccaagccagaggtaacacggggattcgaaccaccgatccccatgttggtaggcaacggaatagaccgccacgccgcccggacgcacATAGGATATGCTTTTACTGTATGATAGGCctcattattatgttattatgggCCATAATTAAGTGAATATAATGCAGAAAACTTGACCCTGACCCAGCACTAAACACTCAGTATTATTGGAGGCGGTtctatttttttgttttcacACATTTCTGTCCTGTTTAGTTTCAGGACGTCTTTACGGTAACGCATTAGGGCGAATGTGTTCAGAGTGAAAACAGCGACAAATGGCTCCTTTATGTGACACATCCACATCACGAGGGGAAAGGTTCCCATCTGTTTTAGCGCGTGTCAcattctttactgtcctcctttGCTTATGTTGCCATGAATTATTCAATATGTCATACAGCAGTCATCCTAAGTGCATCGATGTTAAtgaaaattgtatttatgttcagTTTAAAAATTTTACGACGCACTTTTCtcccatcatctatctatctagctgtttATAGTAGGGTCAAAGGAGTTTGGTTTTTGTGAATCGTTTGCTGTGTTGTCAGGTGATTCCAGTTCAACATGGCTGAACAGTTCCCAGTTTTCTGCCTTTCCCAACCAAAAGGAGCTGTAATGCATGAAGACACACAGAGTTCCACGACAAATCATCTTAAATCAACATTTTCCATGTTATAAGAAAATGATATACCACATCATCACAGTCTGGAGAATTGCTCACAGTTTTCCAAGTTTCTGTTTTCTCTTAACATCAGACCTCTTTTCTGAGCTATTGCCTCAAGCTGGTGTAGTTTAAATGGCTGACTGCAGGATGGGGGGGGTCTTCCAATACCACTGAAAAATAATAAACAACAATGTTGAGTTATTGCCCAGCTTTAGTTTCAgctagggcagcatggtggtgcagtggttagcgtggtcaccttacagcaagaaggtcctgggttcgaaccccggggttgtccaaccttgggggtcgtcccgggtcgtcctctgtgtggagtttgcatgttctccccgtgtctgcgtggctttcctctgggtgctccggtttcctcccacagtccaaagacatgtaggtcaggtgaatcggccatactaaattgtccctaggtatgaatgtgtgtgtatgtgtgtgtcggccctgtgatggactggcggcctgtccaaggtgtctgcccgtctgctgcccaatgactgctgggaggctccagcatcccgcgaccccaattgggataagcggcttggataatggatggatagtttcaGCTAATTATCACTCatgtttgtgttgcattgcttttTCACCTGGTTTCTAGATATTGCATGTAGGACTGATCAATAATTCAATATTTGTTTATCATCTTTTAATAGTATTGTATCTGGAGGAAGTTCAGCTATGATAACGAGAATTGATAAACCTGAAATTTCTCACAAAGTTAGGTGTGAAAAATGTGGAGTATCATGGAAAATTAGGTGTGAAATATTTAGAGTATCATTGGAAAActagtgccctgtgatggcctggcgacctgttcagggtgtctccccagtggctgctgggataggctccagcatccccgcgaccctgagagcaggataagcggttcggataatggatggatggagagaaaaCTAGTGTGGTTTGATATTATAATtcagtgtgatgaacctcagtggACAAGGAACTGTAAAGTAATGATAAGATTGAATGGGACACCAGAACAGGCCAAAGTTATAGCCATCAGAGACATAAAAGATCTTGACCAATATAAATGAATAATGATGAATATTATGGTAGATCGGTGGAATAGTGGGGAAATATCATACATTTATTTTAGTAGTGTTGTAAGGGGCAATACTTGTTTGTGAGTGACAAATCTGGTATAAGAAAATGGATGAATATACAGATTTCAAGTCTTTTGACGTTAGTGATCACAAACTTTACGAGTTAGAACATGACATTGATCCCGAGACCCACTTCTACCAGAACATTAACATTAATTGTGAATGTTAATCTGAAAACAAGTTCCCTTCCAGCGTGGAATTGGAGGGGTTTTCAGTGATTAATTTCAACAGTAGGAGTCTCTGTAGTAACTTCTCCAAAATTAAAGATGACCTTCAACAGTTTCAACAAAGCTTTAGTGTAATAGCAGTTTCAGAGACTTGGTGGAGGGATGATAAAGAACTGCAGGATGGATTAGAGGGCTATGAAGTGTTCTGACAAAACAGGGTCAataaaaggggagggggagttgCCTTATTTGTGATGTCTGCTCATAAATGTAGGGTTATTGGCAATATGACAactgggtggactgggtggagtgggtggagaagagtgtcaggagtgatttgtcacagaagggtaccagcaagagttaaagggaaggtttacaagatggtagtgagaccagctatgttgtatggtttggagacagtggcacagacgaaaagacaggaggtggcagagttaaagatgcttaGATTGTCTCtgggggtgacgaagaaggacaggattaggaatgagtatattagagggacagctcaagttggacggtttggagacaaagcaagagagacaagattgagatggtttggacatgtgtggaggagagatgctgggtatattgggagaaggatgctgaatatggagctgccagggaagaggaaaagaggaaggccaaagaggaggtttatggatgtggtgagggaggacatgcaggtggctggtgtgacaggagaagatgcagaagacaggaagagatggaaacggttgatctgctgcggcgacccctaacgggagcagccgaaagtagtagtagtagtagtagagattggTAATATGACAACTGCCATTGACAATTTGATGGAATGTGTAACCGTTGAAGTTAAGGTGGAAATATTCAAAAACATATTAATTAGTCGCATCTATAGAACACAGGGGTCATGTATTGATCACTTTAATACAAAGATTTCTGAATTATACGAAAAATATAATGATGAAGTGAGTTTTGTTTGTGGTAACTTTAACATTGATTTGCTGAGATCAAATGATCATATGAAAACTACTGAATTTGTTAATATTAAGTTTGGTTTGAGTTTCTGTCCGTTACTAGTAAAACCGAGCAGAATAACAAAGGAAAGTACAACTTTGATTGACAATATTTTTACAAATGTAATTGATGGAAAGATAAAAAGTGGTCAGTTAGTGACTGATGTAAGTGATCATTTGCCTGTCTTTACAGTGCTAGAAATTAACAGGTTAAAATTAGGAGCAAATAGGCAGACTAACAATTTGATTAGAATAAAATCACCAGAGGCAGTTATAGCTCTTAAGGCAGAACTTTTGAATCATGTTTGGCAGGAAGTTTATGTAGAGGATACGAATGAATCATATGATGCAGTTTTGGACACATTCTTGAGAATTTATGACCAGCATTGTCCATTGGAAGAGTAGAGACAAAATTCTAAAAAGAGGGGAGTTCACAAAGGGGTTGGAAAAAgcttgcaaaaagaaaaataagcTCTATAGGGAGTTTATTAAACATTGAACAAAGGAAAAGGAGGACAAgtacaaaaaatataaaaacagatTAACATTTATTATGAGCTCACAACAAAAAGACTGTTATAATCAGCTGTTGCAAAAGCATAGATATAATATTAAGGCTACCTGGAGTGTGCTTAGTGAAATGATTAAAAATGGTAGTAAAAGGAACATCATATTTTGTAAAAATTGATAATTCAGTTATCGAAAATATAGAGGAAATTGTAAACGagtttaataattttttttttgttaatgtaGGCCCAAATTTGGCAAAGGAAATTAACCTTCCTACAGATGAAGACagtaattttgattttgattttgtattTGACAACAGAAATTCAATGTTCCTGGAAGGAGTCTGTGAGAGTGGTGTAGTAGAAGTGGTTCGAAAGTTTAAGAATAAAAAAATCCACTGATGGTTATACTATTGATATGTCACTAATAAAAGAGGTAATTGACTGTGTCCTCAAACCATTTACTTATATATGTAATAAATCTTTTCAAACTGGTATTTTTCCTGATAAAATGAAAATGAGTAAGGTGGTTCCAATCGATAAAAATGGTGACAAACGTATCAAATTATAGACCTGTGTCTTTGCTACCTCAATTTTCTAAAATACTTTAAAGTTATTTGTAAATAGACTTGATGACTTTATTGACAAATATGAGTTATTGAGGAACCGTCAATATGGGTTTAGGATTAATCGATCGACATCTTCAGCAGTGATGGATTTTGtagaaaacatagcaacagcagtaGATAAGAAACAAAACACCGTAGGTGTTTTTATTGAGTTACGTAAAGCATTTGACACAATCGATCATTCCGTACTCTTGAAGAAATTGGAGCGCTATGGTATAAGAGGTGTCACACAACGCTGGTTAAGAAGTTATTTAAATAATAGGTTTCAATATGTGAATATTGAAAACACTGAATCACTTCTAAGAAAAGTAATTtgtggtgttccacaaggttcagtattGGGACCTAAGTTGTTTATACTTTATTTAAATTACATTTCTATGGTGTCTAATATGTTGAAATTTGTtacgtttgctgatgatacaaattTATTTTGTTCTGGGGAGGATATGAAAGAGTTGCTGAAAACAGTAGAAAGGGAATTGAGAATGTTAAAAAAATAGTTTGATATCAATAAGGTATCACTAAATGAAAATTAAACAAAATGTATGGTGTTCggtggttttagggttaattgtgaaataaagCTGAAGTTAAATGGAGTTGAATTGAAAGAATATTTGAAACAAAATTCTTGGGATTGATTATAGATCATAAActctgttggaaaccacatatagaaTATATTAAATGGAAATTATCTATCTATTGCtattctttacaaaacaagggaTGTGCTGAATAGGAAATGTGTGCGTATATTGTATTGTTCATTATGCCATATCTGTCATACTGTGTTGAGGTTTGGGGAAatgtttataaaacaaatatagaCCCTATAATTAACCATCAGAAAAGAGCTATTTGAATAATAGATAAAGCTTGTTACCGTGAATCTACTAATCTATTATTTATACGGTCCTGCACCTTAAAATTCTTAGCtattgtgtatttaaaaacattggaaatactttatcgagctagaagtaaaagccttcctgattgtatccaacaactttttaaattgagagaaggaaactataatttaagagggttgtgtatttttgaagcatgtaaagtgagaaccagtgtaaaatacagatgtgttccagttttgggagtcaagctatggaatggtcttaatgatgagttgaaattgtgtagctcgctgttgagtttcagaaaatctttaatATGTAAAATCattaaggattacaacttagTATAAATTCTTTTGTTCTTCCTTTTGTAGCTCTGATATTCTAGGTTAACTTAAGGCTGTATaggataggcaacaataagccCTATTCCTTTTTCGGTCAATGATTGtttgagttttgttgtgtgaagTGGACTGATATAAATATGTGCAatgatgtttttcttttcttttttttctgtctgtcgcatatgaacacaaatgtatgaccgaaataaatcattcattcattcagttggCTTCTTAAACATGATGGTTTTGCATGTGTAGGCAGAGGCCGCGGTAAATATCGATATCATGTAAAATCCTCCATGATTATCACGAGAATCATATTTTCCATGTCACCCAACACTAACTGCATGAAAACACAAACTATACTCATGACAATGGCATGGCTCGTTCCCTAAACTGCCCCCCTCCATTCACTTTTTGCCCCTGCAGGTATGCGGCTTAGCTTTGATCATCCTGGGAATCCTGGTCCAGGTGGCCGTCCACAACACTTTCATGATCCATGATGCGTCAGCCTCGGTAGCACCACTCGTTGTCATCGGAGTCGGCGTGGTCATTTTCTTCATCGCCTTCTTCGGCTGCTGCGGTGCTTGGAAGGAGAACTACTGCATGGTTACCACGGTAATTCATATTACATGATCATCGAGCCTCTCAAAAAAGTGTCCTCAAGTGGTTATCTGTAATTTTTTCACGTTAAAAAAATCATTTCATACCTTTTCCTCTTGGTGTTTTCGTAGCAGCATTCACGCTAGTTCAGTATTAGCATTCTGTAATTGCTCCTGTAtgtgctattttttttttcttttttttttgtcgcttttctccccaattgtacccccaattacccccactcttacaagccgtcccggtctctgctccaccccctctaccgatccggggagggctgcagactaccacatgcctcctccgatacatgtggagttgccagccgcttcttttcacctgacagtgaggagtttcaccagggggacgtagcgcgtgggtggatcacgctgttcccccccagtccccccccccgaacaggtgccccgaccgaccagaggaggcgctagtgcagcaaccagtacacatacccacatccggcttcccacccacagacaaggccagttgtgtctgtagggatgcccgaccaagcaggaggtaacacagagattcaaactggcgatccctgtgttggtaggcaacggaatagactgctacgccacccgggcgccctatGTGCTATTTTTTCATTGATGCTGAAGGGGTCCTCCATTCATGCCAAGTATTCAGTTGTAATGGCGCCACAAACTCTGCCACAAAAGCAGAAAAAGGAAGTTGCGTGTCAAAAATGGAAGAGAAAGTGATAGGCACTAGAATACAAATCTAAACATTATCTAACATTTTAATTAGGTTCAAATTATTATGTAATATTTAATGAGGTTTCATTAAATGTTTGATATGGCTTGATATGTTGTTCCATGTCATGTCTGGCGATCGCTGATCAGTCTTCCTTCTCCAAAATACAAACTCTACCCCTGGATTATCTTgctggtgttgcaccaaaatTTGCGCCCGTTGGAAATTGTTCCCTGCATGTGAATGCCTTCTGTGTGTTGAGGTGCACATCTTTTTCGACTGGAACGCTGGGGTTCGCAGTATGAAAATGAACTATTGAAGAAATTAAGGATAACCACATTAAGTGCCTTTTTGCTAAATTGAATTTGATTGCACAGCTTGGAAGGTACATTAATTAATGATGACTGATCAAACTGAAGACTGCAAGTAAACATCTTTATCGTCTCCGTTTCCCTCCCAGTTCTCCGTACTTCTCCTTCTGATCATAATTGTTGAGATTGGAGCAGCCATCGCCGGGTACATCTTCAGGGGCAAAGTGAGTGTGAAGCTTCTTTTCCATTTATTGCATGTATATAAAAGCAGACTCCATGGTTCATTTTGGTTTTCCATGTTTTCCTTGCAACGTCTAGATCTCAGACGTGGTCCAGGACACTCTCACAGAGATGATCACCAATTACAACAACAGCACAGATGAATTCAGGGCGACGGTGGATAAAATGCAGAAGGATGTAAGTGAAGTTTATTGCGTGCAAGTCACTATTTACTCAGTTTCATAACACCTTCATGTAACATCTCTGTGTGCTTCTGGTCAGTGTACCATGATATTGTAATGTATTTCTATAGAAACAAATGCCCTCTGGTGATATAAACCACAGCTGCTCTTAATAGCTGGGTAAATAACCTATTAGCGAACCGCACAGCTCCTTTGGCACCTCCCATATTCACTGTTATTCACCTTGGCtttatttttcactttttttttttaacccttttttctccccaattgtattgtatcaggccaattaccccactcttctgagctgtcctggtcgctgctccaccccctctgccgatctggggagggccacagactaccacatgcttcctccgatacgtgtggagtcaccagccacttcttttcacctgacagtgaggagtttcaccagggggacgtagtggatgggaggatcacgctattccccccggtccccccccctctccccgaacaggcgccccggccgaccagaggaggcgctagcacagcgaccaggacacatacccacatccggcttcccgcctgccgacacggccaattgacctttcgcaaagtcccgccccccttagttactgttgctatgcccgtcaagcatttcagaactatccaggaagtagccggaaaacaccaaaacacgaaggaagaaatcagcgcattgtgtgggtaaaagtaacaataataatacgttagctgtattagctatcaataatagctagtagcaagcttagcttggagcagacaggtattttgttgattttggatggattaagctggccatgggggtctgctatactgcgaaatctattgccgacatggcgcttcttgcgttctgggtttcgggaagggaaagaaaattacaccccctccaaacttttcacatatctagtatccattttgttgtgtgtttgaaagcttgacggaccgttgctaaggtaggattggacaagcaccgttctggggcggtactttacgAAAggtcaattatgtctgtagggacgcccgaccaagccggaggtaacacggggattcgaaccggcgatccctgtgttggtaggcaatggaatagaccgctacgctacccggatgccctgaatGTTTCACTTTGTCAGTATTGTCGATGTTCACTTTTTCCCCCCATTGTGCTCCTTGTGTCTGTTTCCAGTTAAAATGCTGCGGCTTCAATGGTTCTTCTGACTGGAAAATCTTCAGCTCCAGCGGGAACTCGGTGCCCGACTCCTGCTGTGTGAATGTCACTAAAAACTGTGGCGTCGGGACCATGACGGATGCCGGCAAAGTGCACCAGGAGGTAAACTCCTAGTGGTTGATTTGTATAattcttttaatttatttttttatttttattttttttggtcaaGGAAATCAAAAAACCACATAATATTTGGTTGACATAAGCCTAAAAATATTCCACATAATTTGGTTTAGGCAGCACATCTTGCATCCTGTTCTTACTCATAAAATGCAAATACACAGGTTGAATGAGCAAGTTTTAAACTAGTGTTCATTTTGTGATCCAGGGTTGCCGTGATGCTGTGGAGGAAGTGCTTCAGAAGAATATCCAGTGGGTTATAGTTGCAGTTCTTGTCATTGCGTTCCTGCAGGTATGTACtgtcaaaacacacaaacaccatcAAGACACAACTGAGTACTGACGTCTGCTCCTGACCCGAGCCTGAAAGGATTCACAGCCACAAATAGATTACGTCCAAGTTCGGCCCTATTTGCTAGATTCAAGAACTATGTTGCATAGTTCTTGGATCTTGTTTTTTGATAAATGACATTATATTTGGCAATATTTACATTTCACAGCCAAAGTCCACACCAATATTGTCAGCTGGTCGTTTGCATTCAAATCTAAACCCGCTCCTTCCTTTCTGAGCGGTTTTACCGAGGGGGAGTGTAGTTACTGTGTCCTAATGTTAGCTTAGACTTGGTTAAGAGTTCTGTGTTTCAAACCAGCTAGTTTGTACAACTCATTGACCGACCAAGTCGGGCAACCGTCATTTATATCTTTTGCGAACAACCAAAGGTGGGGTGAGAAGCTGTCCATTTTAGAGAGGGATGGGATTATAAACAGGATGTTTTCATAATTGTGATGCAAAGAGTCAAACAGTTACGAATTTTTCCTTCAAGTTGTTTGTGGTGAGTAGTGAGCAGTCAACACGGTGGTGGACAATAGTTTTATATAGaatgaagtcaagtcaaatttatttgtatagcccaaaatcacagttTAGTCCCAAAGGTCTTTGTAAACAGTGGAAATGGCGGACTGCTTGAAGCCCCGCCTATTTTTAAACACCTCAGTACTCCTGACCATGacgtaatgcggacgttgtgccggaccgagggagctgagccggaaggcaaagctctcaatttaccagtcaatcttcgttccaaccctcacctatggtcatgagctttgggtagtgaccgaaagggtgagatcgcggatacaagcggctgaaatgagtttcctccgtagggggtctgggctcagccttagagatagggtgaggagctcggacatctggagggagcttggagtagagccactgctccttcgcgtcgaaaggagccagttgaggtggttcgggcatctgattaggatgccttctgggcgccttcctttggaggttttccagacacatccaactgggaaaagaccccggggtggacccagaactcactggagggactacatgtccaatctggcctgggaacgccttgggatcccccaggaggagctggagggcattgctggggagcgggacgtctggggtgccctactactctggctgccaccatgacccgaccctggagaagcagctgatgatgagatgagataagatactCCTGACCAATCAGTTCAGAGAGTGGGCGTAGACTTAAGACATGTACATTTTGGAAATTTACCAGAAAAAGAAATCTGAGATCAATCTCCATTAATCTGAACCAACTCTATCTACCTTTCCAAACTGCACTTTGTGTGAAGCATGCAGGAGCCCCTTACAGTTAAAGCTGAGTCAGGTTCCATAATACTaccagtcatctttaccatggttggagacactctgcagtctctgtataccatatatatatatatatatatgtatataaaatatatgttttgaccgggtaggatgaacactggtgcagcggcaaacacgtaCATGTTGGAAACAATTCCAGCAGGAAAAAAGATGGCAAATGTGATGCCAATGTGGCCGTGGCAATCAAAATgactacaacagtgttcccatctagtgtgatgtagtttgtaatacatcagactgtgtgtgttaTCATTGGTCCCTGGATCCGTTTTTACAAGGGGGGGAACTGTTTACtactgagctgacggcacagcagccataatggctgctacacctggtttgtagtcccaacAAATCAGTGTCAGCAGgtttgtttctctctgcctcttacatccactatatcacaacactgttctaaCTGGAGTGAGTGAGTCCACTTCTCTGTGGTCACTTTAATGCTAATGCAAATTAACTGCATTACAGTTTagcacagggcggcacggtggcgcagtggtcagcgcagtctcctcacagcaagaaggttctgggttcgagtcccggggtagtccaaccttcgggggtcgtcctctgtgtggagtttgcatgttctccccgtgtgggtttcctccgggtgctccggtttcctcccacagtccaaagacatgtaggacaggtgaatcggccgtactaaattgtccctaggtgcgaatgtgtgtgtgggccctgtgatggcctggcggtgtgcccagggtgtcgccccgcctgccacccaatgactgctgggataggcgccagcatccccgcaaccctgagagcaggataagcggtttggataatggatggatggatgttctaactggaagactgactgtctgtccaataGAATCACCTCATTATCACCTTTCAGATGGAAAAAAATAaacttattaatggagaaaagcaCCGAATCAGCAGCAACTGACGGGCAGGTTGTTTGGGGCCGTAATGTCTCAGGCTCGGGTCATACGTGCCTTTATTGATGTCATCAAaatatttttttgtgtttgtttctcTTGCAGATAATGGGTATCGTGTTTTCCTGCATGCTAATGAGAGGCATCCGCAGTGGCTACGAAGTCATGTAATTCAGCTCATACTTACAGGCAGCGTCTGTTCAGCGCATTTCGATGGGAGCCTCGTGTAGACCCTTTGAATATTTACATCTGATACAATGCACAGAACAATATATTTTTCTTAATACCTATTTTTAAAAATAATTATTGTCATAAGCCAACAATATCACTATTTAGATATACACTTGTAGGGGCTAATTTGCTGGATTTAGTTAGAGATCGACCTTCAGTTTGTTTTTAATGTGTATTCTTGTTGGTTAGTAATTCTTCATGGCACCTCCCACTGAGCTTTTCCCCTTAAAGACTTTGGATTTGTGAAATAGTTTACTGCCAGTTTCCCCTCCTTTTATTAAAAACTCTTTTAAAATACCAGTTAAGTTTTTCTTTGCTTTAAATGACAGCAGGAGAGAAGTCCActgaagtatatatatatattttttatttgacACACACATATTTCCTTTAAAATGTTTGTAATATTGGCACAGCAATACAGCATTCACAAGTACACATGCAGAAAATGTGGAGCATGATTCATAAATAGAAGGGTTTAAAAAtggaaacgtgatgacaacatattAGTAATGACTCTAGTAGTCCTTAGGAAAGGCACAGAATGCAAACAACAATTCCCATTTCATAATTTCCCCCACCCAAAAACACCAGTGCTGCGCAAGACTACTAAAGTTCCTCTTTTTACTGCAAGCCTGCAATAAATGtgtcgatcccccccccccccagtgcaggAGTGTGTTCCGCTGAGAAGAAAACAGACTTCCTTCCTTTCTGCGCCCCCGAAGCAGGAAAGCATCAAGTAAACAGTTAAAGTGCCTTCACAAATGTTTTCACACCCCGCCGCCGTACTTCAGAGGCTTTGTAATTGTACTGCGGCCAAAAGTGTCGAGTTGCGTGTTTTCCGCTTCTCCCTCGAGACGAATTAAACAAGA
It encodes:
- the cd63 gene encoding CD63 antigen, with protein sequence MGVEGGMKCVKFLLFFFNFIFWVCGLALIILGILVQVAVHNTFMIHDASASVAPLVVIGVGVVIFFIAFFGCCGAWKENYCMVTTFSVLLLLIIIVEIGAAIAGYIFRGKISDVVQDTLTEMITNYNNSTDEFRATVDKMQKDLKCCGFNGSSDWKIFSSSGNSVPDSCCVNVTKNCGVGTMTDAGKVHQEGCRDAVEEVLQKNIQWVIVAVLVIAFLQIMGIVFSCMLMRGIRSGYEVM